A stretch of the Streptomyces sp. NBC_01428 genome encodes the following:
- a CDS encoding MFS transporter: MSDTSTPPATAKAPEAAGGHAASPAAPTGYGPVFAVREFRAVFAAHALSLLGLVVSEIALSVLVYDLTRSPLLSALTFALGFLPYLVGGTLLAGVADRFPARRVLVVCDLVCAGCVAVMVVPGAPIAVLLTMRAALAVVAPVFQGTRTATLADVLGDGELFVLGRSLLRIVSQSALLTGFGLGGLLLTVVSPRHALLVTVGTFLASAVCLRFGTRRRPARVTGGQALVRDSLRGARLVLADRRVRALLLLFWVPPMFVVAPEALAAPYAAGLGVGSTGLGLLMCALPVGTIAGELFAGSRLRPATRHRITLPLVCVTSLPYLGYALRPGLGWSLALLVVAGAGSAYTLGLDQWFVRSVPEELLGRAMTLNTAGLMTVQGLGMALSGAVAQFAGVRATVVGAGVLGTVLCVLLAVAARRAERAVEQGTGGPPEGARIPVVVGERTETRDGADHNVTGR; encoded by the coding sequence ATGTCCGACACATCGACCCCACCCGCGACGGCGAAGGCACCGGAAGCCGCCGGGGGGCACGCCGCCTCGCCCGCCGCCCCCACCGGATACGGCCCGGTCTTCGCCGTGCGCGAGTTCCGTGCCGTGTTCGCCGCGCACGCGCTCTCGCTGCTGGGTCTTGTGGTCAGCGAGATCGCGCTGTCCGTCCTGGTCTACGACCTGACGAGGTCTCCGCTGCTGAGCGCGCTGACGTTCGCGCTGGGCTTTCTGCCGTATCTCGTCGGCGGGACGCTGCTCGCGGGGGTCGCGGACCGCTTTCCGGCGCGGCGGGTGCTGGTGGTGTGCGACCTGGTGTGCGCCGGGTGCGTGGCGGTGATGGTGGTGCCGGGCGCGCCGATCGCGGTGCTGCTGACGATGCGGGCGGCACTGGCGGTGGTGGCTCCGGTGTTCCAGGGGACCCGGACGGCCACGCTGGCCGATGTCCTCGGTGACGGGGAGCTGTTCGTGCTGGGCCGTTCGCTGCTGCGGATCGTGTCGCAGAGCGCCCTGCTGACCGGGTTCGGCCTCGGTGGTCTGCTGCTGACGGTGGTGTCGCCGCGGCACGCGCTGCTGGTGACGGTCGGTACGTTCCTGGCGTCCGCGGTGTGCCTGCGGTTCGGGACACGGCGCAGGCCGGCGCGGGTGACCGGCGGGCAGGCGCTGGTGCGGGACTCCTTGCGGGGCGCCCGGCTGGTGCTGGCGGACCGTCGGGTGCGGGCCCTGCTCCTGCTGTTCTGGGTGCCGCCGATGTTCGTGGTGGCACCGGAGGCGCTGGCCGCGCCGTACGCGGCGGGGCTGGGGGTGGGGTCGACGGGTCTGGGCCTGCTGATGTGCGCCTTGCCGGTGGGGACGATCGCGGGGGAACTGTTCGCGGGGTCGCGGCTGCGGCCGGCGACGCGGCACCGGATCACGTTGCCGCTGGTGTGTGTGACGTCGCTGCCGTACCTGGGCTACGCGCTGCGGCCGGGGCTCGGCTGGTCGCTGGCGCTGCTGGTCGTCGCGGGCGCGGGGTCCGCGTACACGCTGGGCCTGGACCAGTGGTTCGTGCGGTCGGTGCCGGAGGAGCTGCTCGGGCGGGCGATGACGCTGAACACGGCCGGGCTGATGACGGTCCAGGGGCTGGGGATGGCGCTGTCGGGGGCGGTGGCGCAGTTCGCCGGGGTGCGGGCCACGGTCGTGGGCGCGGGGGTGCTCGGGACGGTGCTGTGCGTGCTGCTGGCGGTGGCGGCGCGGCGTGCCGAGCGAGCGGTGGAACAGGGGACGGGCGGGCCGCCGGAGGGGGCGCGGATCCCGGTCGTCGTGGGGGAGAGGACCGAAACGCGAGACGGGGCTGACCACAATGTGACCGGCCGGTAA
- a CDS encoding MarR family winged helix-turn-helix transcriptional regulator, whose amino-acid sequence MSKPLSLAFDPIARADEHWQQRWGSVPSMAAITSIMRAHQILLAEVDAVVRPYGLTFARYEALVLLTFSKAGELPMSKIGERLMVHPTSVTNTVDRLVRSGLVDKRPNPNDGRGTLASITEKGREVCDAATRDLMGMDFGLGAYDAEECAEIFAMLRPLRVAAHDFKDE is encoded by the coding sequence GTGTCGAAGCCGCTCAGTCTTGCCTTTGATCCCATCGCCCGTGCCGACGAGCACTGGCAACAGCGCTGGGGGTCCGTGCCGTCGATGGCCGCGATCACCTCGATCATGCGCGCGCACCAGATCCTGCTGGCCGAGGTGGACGCGGTGGTCAGGCCCTACGGGCTGACGTTCGCGCGGTACGAGGCGCTGGTGCTGCTCACGTTCTCCAAGGCGGGCGAGCTGCCGATGTCGAAGATCGGCGAGCGGCTGATGGTCCATCCGACGTCCGTCACCAACACGGTGGACCGGCTGGTGCGGTCGGGGCTGGTGGACAAGCGGCCGAATCCGAACGACGGACGCGGCACGCTCGCCTCGATCACGGAGAAGGGCCGCGAGGTGTGCGACGCGGCGACGCGTGACCTGATGGGGATGGACTTCGGTCTGGGCGCGTACGACGCGGAGGAGTGCGCGGAGATCTTCGCGATGCTGCGGCCGCTGCGGGTGGCCGCGCACGACTTCAAGGACGAGTAG
- a CDS encoding DUF3817 domain-containing protein: protein MKKSVLTRYRVMAYVTGVLLVLLCLGMIAKYGLGVDGAADFTRVVAIAHGWLYVVYLIFAFDLGSKAKWPVGKQLWVLLAGTIPTAAFFVERRISHELESRVAEGAPAVAKA, encoded by the coding sequence ATGAAGAAGAGCGTGCTGACCCGCTACCGCGTCATGGCCTACGTCACCGGTGTGCTGCTGGTTCTGCTGTGCCTCGGCATGATCGCCAAGTACGGCCTGGGCGTCGACGGTGCCGCCGACTTCACCCGTGTCGTCGCCATCGCGCACGGCTGGCTGTACGTCGTGTACCTGATCTTCGCGTTCGACCTGGGTTCGAAGGCGAAGTGGCCGGTGGGCAAGCAGCTCTGGGTGCTGCTGGCGGGGACGATTCCCACGGCCGCGTTCTTCGTGGAGCGCAGGATCAGTCACGAGCTGGAGTCGCGGGTCGCCGAGGGCGCTCCCGCGGTCGCCAAGGCCTGA